The DNA window GCCAGCAACGGCACCTGCCGCCAGGATTACACGCGCCAGATCGACAACCTGCCCAAGCAGAAACAAACCGCCTTCTTCGGCAAGGCCAGCTTCAAGCTCAACAACGACCACCTGGCCTCGATCGAGTACCTGCATTCGGAAAACGACGTCGTCTCGCACACGGCGCCGCCGCCGCAGACCGGCCTGCTGCTGCCGACCACCAGCAAATACTACCCGGGCAACTCGGGCGGCGTGCCGGCCATGCCTGGCCTGTCCGGCCAGCCGCTGTCGGTCAACTGGCGTCCGACCGAAGCCGGTCCGCGTGAAATCAATTCCAAGGGCGCGGCCGACCGCCTGGTGTTCTCGGTCGAAGGCCTGCTGGCCGGCTGGGACTACAAAACCGGCTTCAACCTGTCGGAAAGCCGTTCGGCCGAATACTTCACCGGCGGCTATGTGCGCGACGAAAGCTTCGCCGCCGGCGTCGCCAACGGCATCCTCAATCCGTTCGGCAAGCAGGACGCCACCGGCAAGGCCTACCTCGACAGCACCGCGCTGCGCGGCCAGGTCCAGAAGGGCAAGACCCGCAACACCGGCATCGACGCCAAGGCCAGCCGCGAGCTGATGGACCTGCCGGGCGGTAAGCTGGCGGTGGCCATCGGCGGCGAACTGCGCCGCGAAGAGGCCGACTTTACCGTCAACCGCGACATCGCCGGCCAGGCGACCAGCTCGGGCCTGTCCGGTTCGCAGTCGACTTCCGGCGCGCGCACCATCAAGGCCGTGTTCGGCGAAGTCAACCTGCCGCTGATCCAGGACCTGGAAGTGCAGCTGGCCGCCCGTTTCGACGATTACAGCGACGTCGGCAACACCACCAACCCGAAACTGGGCGTGCGCTACCAGCCGACCAAGCAAATCGTGCTGCGCGGCTCGGCCTCGACCGGCTTCCGCGCCCCGACCCTGTTCGAGAAAAACGCGCCGCAGTCGAAGAACGACACCAACAACTCGTACAACGACCCGATCCTGTGCCCGGGCGGCGTGCTGGCGAACAACCCGATCGCCAACCCGCTGCGCGACTGCGACCTGCAACAGTTCAAACTGCAGGGCGGCAACCAGAACCTGAGCCCGGAAAAATCGAAGACCTTCGCCTTCGGCGTCGTGATCGAGCCGATCCCGCAAGCGACCTTGTCGGTCGACTACTGGAACATCAAGCTCAAGGACAAGATCAACGCGCTGCCGGAAGAAGCCATCTACGGCGACTACGCCAAGTACCAGGACCGCTTCCTGCGCAATCCGGACGGCTCGCCGTTCGCCATCCTGGACTTGAAGGAAAACCTGGGCAAGGTCAACACCGATGGCCTCGACGTCAGCCTGACGATGCGTTCGGGTGCCACCGCGTTCGGCAACTTCACGTTGACGGTCGACGGCACCTACGTCCACAAGTATGAGTACCAGGACGAACGCGGCGGTCCTTACACCCAGAACGTCGGCCGCTACGCCGCCAACAATCCGGTGTTCCGCTGGAAGCACAACGCCGCGCTGAACTGGCGTCAGGGCGTGTGGGCCGCGACCTTGGCCCAATCGTTCAAGTCCGGCTACACCGACCAGAACCTGGACATCGACGACGAGTTCCTCAACAAGGTGCCGTCGTACAGCCTGTGGAACCTGTCGGGCACCTACACCGGCTTCAAGGGCGTGAGCCTGACGGCCGGCATCAAGAACCTGCTGGACAAGGACCCGCCGTTCTCGAACCAGGGCACGTTGTTCCAGAAGGGCTACGATCCGCGCTA is part of the Oxalobacteraceae bacterium OTU3CAMAD1 genome and encodes:
- a CDS encoding TonB-dependent receptor, which codes for MVETTLARSVRLVCAGGLLGLGLIAPVGHALAQTADQPMQRVEVTGSSIKRLVSETANPLSVFKADDFVKQGLTTAQEVLDRIPSNSSSFGAGNVVGGNSSGLPTGGAASADLRGLGGDKTLVLLNGRRIANHPYDGASVDLNIIPVSALERVEVLRDGASAIYGTDAIGGVINFITKRSVNATTITAEAVLPRAPGADEKRVNISSGFGDLEKDGYNVFGVFDHHSIDILTSQQRDFSKTGIIPERGLNLTSGTTFPGNYFDPGSSVTGNPGFATGCDAPFSVPRASNGTCRQDYTRQIDNLPKQKQTAFFGKASFKLNNDHLASIEYLHSENDVVSHTAPPPQTGLLLPTTSKYYPGNSGGVPAMPGLSGQPLSVNWRPTEAGPREINSKGAADRLVFSVEGLLAGWDYKTGFNLSESRSAEYFTGGYVRDESFAAGVANGILNPFGKQDATGKAYLDSTALRGQVQKGKTRNTGIDAKASRELMDLPGGKLAVAIGGELRREEADFTVNRDIAGQATSSGLSGSQSTSGARTIKAVFGEVNLPLIQDLEVQLAARFDDYSDVGNTTNPKLGVRYQPTKQIVLRGSASTGFRAPTLFEKNAPQSKNDTNNSYNDPILCPGGVLANNPIANPLRDCDLQQFKLQGGNQNLSPEKSKTFAFGVVIEPIPQATLSVDYWNIKLKDKINALPEEAIYGDYAKYQDRFLRNPDGSPFAILDLKENLGKVNTDGLDVSLTMRSGATAFGNFTLTVDGTYVHKYEYQDERGGPYTQNVGRYAANNPVFRWKHNAALNWRQGVWAATLAQSFKSGYTDQNLDIDDEFLNKVPSYSLWNLSGTYTGFKGVSLTAGIKNLLDKDPPFSNQGTLFQKGYDPRYTDAVGRAIYLRGSYTF